Proteins co-encoded in one Aerococcaceae bacterium DSM 111021 genomic window:
- a CDS encoding glycosyltransferase → MSQKVNKRILHIMSSHGGGISTFIRNLATEIHRFGIVFDVVTYEQCPQEFVEAIQRTGGDVYQIKNPKKEGWKQFYKSFSRVIKLYNYDVIHCHISGYRALAYKSISTFKSDAEFIIHAHYYVDDNQLTVPKRFLHYLNQMINQTTSAKFVGCSRNAVQALFSYKIERKDMVIIPNSINPADFLMEPDEEISLREQGRAKYAIADDTLVVGQVGRLAPIKNHALMIQVAELVKMKKLNIKFLIAGSGELEEELQNRIKVNQLEDYVQLIGRVSPIADLFPVMNVLLFPSINEGLGTSAIESQAAGVPVVLSNTIPMEVELGIDLLYRVDLNATPNEWLKEILKASKNRSVESSDRLMALERNNYTNIQAAKLYASSIAEYTNY, encoded by the coding sequence ATGAGCCAAAAAGTGAATAAACGTATTCTTCATATTATGAGTAGTCATGGTGGTGGAATATCAACATTTATCCGTAATTTAGCAACAGAGATTCATCGTTTTGGAATTGTGTTTGACGTGGTGACTTATGAGCAATGTCCACAAGAATTTGTAGAGGCCATTCAGCGAACAGGTGGCGATGTTTATCAAATAAAAAACCCTAAAAAAGAAGGGTGGAAGCAATTTTATAAATCTTTTTCTAGGGTTATTAAGTTGTATAACTATGATGTTATACATTGTCATATTTCTGGCTATCGTGCTTTAGCTTATAAGTCTATTAGTACTTTCAAAAGCGATGCAGAATTTATTATTCATGCACATTATTATGTGGATGATAATCAATTAACAGTTCCCAAGCGTTTTTTGCATTATCTTAATCAAATGATTAATCAAACAACTTCAGCAAAATTCGTAGGCTGTAGTCGAAATGCTGTTCAAGCATTATTCAGCTATAAAATCGAACGAAAAGATATGGTTATCATACCCAATAGTATTAACCCCGCTGATTTTTTAATGGAGCCTGATGAAGAAATTAGCTTGCGTGAACAGGGACGAGCTAAATACGCGATTGCTGATGATACGTTAGTAGTTGGACAAGTTGGTAGATTAGCACCAATCAAGAATCATGCGTTGATGATTCAAGTAGCTGAATTAGTTAAGATGAAGAAATTAAACATTAAATTTTTGATTGCTGGTAGTGGTGAACTTGAAGAAGAATTACAGAATCGAATTAAAGTGAATCAATTAGAAGATTATGTTCAATTAATTGGACGTGTTTCTCCAATCGCAGACCTATTTCCAGTAATGAATGTACTACTGTTCCCATCGATAAACGAGGGCTTAGGAACGTCTGCTATTGAGAGTCAAGCTGCAGGAGTACCAGTTGTTTTATCTAACACAATTCCGATGGAAGTAGAACTAGGTATAGACTTGTTATATCGTGTAGACCTAAACGCTACACCAAATGAATGGTTGAAAGAAATTCTTAAAGCGTCTAAAAATAGAAGTGTAGAATCTAGTGATCGATTAATGGCTCTTGAAAGAAATAATTATACAAATATTCAAGCAGCAAAGCTTTATGCATCATCAATCGCAGAATACACGAATTATTAA
- a CDS encoding lipopolysaccharide biosynthesis protein, whose protein sequence is MKQFMKRLMGFSMGPILGAAISLILFPIFTNALSTVEYGRAATFQTLIVQIPNFIYIGMDQAFTREYNHMKDKRNLMQQAMILPLLLGILLIGVSAIFSVSFSEWLFQSGEYYYIVWYAGVWVLATILERFILLSIRMQEKAIEYSFYSLLLKIGNFIISMGMIFLGVRDFRAVVYGLIFGQILADLVLFIKYRSLLDFSGFKIDPKLIKKMFIFGTPIMIATSLAAALNSIDIIVLTEFSTLEDRGIYKAGSQIGSIIGILKTAFASFWIPTAYRWYEENKSMKHYKFISDIILFLLSGLFFVILVLRNPIALILSPNGEYLDVQYIMGLLAFPHIMYTLSETTTLGIVFSRKTHYNIFVSIMSLAVSVVINLSLTPFIGFRGAALASTAAYMVFYLARTYFSSRTGFYFGQKKQVITMLIMITAGLINLYPLNYSIYYTIGLGLLALIVQLPTIKTAIEIKNNPANWDFT, encoded by the coding sequence ATGAAACAATTTATGAAACGACTTATGGGATTTAGTATGGGACCCATATTAGGAGCAGCTATTTCGTTGATTCTATTCCCGATATTTACTAATGCCCTATCTACTGTTGAATATGGAAGAGCAGCGACTTTTCAAACTTTAATAGTACAAATTCCAAATTTTATATACATTGGAATGGACCAAGCTTTCACGCGTGAATATAATCATATGAAAGATAAACGGAATTTAATGCAACAAGCAATGATACTACCTTTATTACTTGGTATTTTATTAATAGGTGTATCAGCCATCTTTTCAGTTTCATTCTCTGAATGGCTATTCCAGTCTGGAGAATATTATTACATAGTATGGTACGCAGGAGTATGGGTGTTAGCAACGATTTTAGAGCGTTTTATACTTCTAAGTATACGGATGCAAGAAAAGGCAATTGAATACTCGTTTTACAGTTTACTTCTAAAAATAGGAAACTTTATTATTTCAATGGGAATGATTTTCCTAGGAGTAAGAGATTTCCGTGCTGTTGTATATGGTTTAATTTTTGGTCAAATATTAGCAGATTTAGTGTTATTTATAAAATATCGCTCATTATTAGACTTTAGTGGATTCAAAATTGACCCTAAACTTATTAAGAAGATGTTTATATTCGGTACTCCGATTATGATTGCAACTTCACTTGCAGCGGCATTGAATTCAATAGATATAATTGTATTGACTGAATTTTCAACACTAGAGGATAGAGGGATTTATAAAGCAGGAAGCCAAATTGGGAGTATTATTGGAATCTTGAAGACAGCATTTGCGAGCTTTTGGATTCCGACGGCATATCGTTGGTATGAAGAGAATAAATCTATGAAACACTACAAGTTTATCAGTGATATTATCTTGTTCTTATTGTCAGGCTTGTTCTTTGTAATCTTAGTTCTAAGAAATCCAATAGCCTTAATTTTAAGTCCGAATGGAGAATACTTAGACGTTCAGTACATCATGGGATTATTAGCATTCCCACATATTATGTATACTTTGTCTGAAACAACGACATTGGGAATCGTATTTTCAAGAAAGACACATTATAATATCTTTGTGAGTATAATGTCATTGGCTGTTAGTGTGGTTATCAACTTATCACTGACACCATTTATAGGTTTCCGTGGTGCTGCATTGGCATCTACTGCTGCTTATATGGTTTTCTATCTTGCAAGAACGTATTTTTCAAGTCGGACAGGTTTTTATTTTGGACAAAAGAAACAAGTTATTACTATGCTGATTATGATAACAGCAGGTTTAATTAATTTATATCCATTGAATTATAGTATCTATTATACGATTGGATTAGGTCTATTGGCGTTAATTGTCCAATTACCCACAATTAAAACTGCAATAGAAATTAAGAATAATCCAGCAAATTGGGATTTTACTTAA